Genomic DNA from Telopea speciosissima isolate NSW1024214 ecotype Mountain lineage chromosome 2, Tspe_v1, whole genome shotgun sequence:
CCAACTCACCTAATGAGttgttttcttttatctttctcagtttctaaaaagaaaagaacataaaacCCTCCATTGAGTTCACAAGTATTAATCCTATAACCGTTGCCTATCAGCTTCcaccctttttttaaaaaattctatcAAGTATAGCCTTCTTCATAACCCAAATATAAAACCAGAAGTCCTATTCTTCTTTTGATGCAAAAATTCAGATTCAGAGAGATGGGTTCTGTGGATAGATCAAAGAAGAGAGTTCAATTATGGAAAAAAGCTGctttccatttcattttatgttttattatgGGTTTCTTCACTGGTTTCACCCCTACCAGTAGAACTTCAATCTTCTCTGGTTTCGTTATAGCATCGAATCAATCAATGAAGTATCAAGAAATTTCACCTGAGATGCAACCTTCAACTTCTTCTCAAGAGGTGACCTTGAATAGGAGTTTAATGGCTGAAACTCCTATTGCAGTTCCAACTAATTTAAGGGATTCATCTCCAGTGGAAATTGCTGCAGAGGAAATTGAATTGATTCCTAGAAAGGTTTTGGTTATAGTTACTCCAACAAGATCAAATGATCGGCTTCAAGGTGCTTTACTGAGAAGAATGAGTACTACTTTAAAATTAGTTCCTCCACCACTTCTTTGGATTGTTGTGGAGTCTCAATCAGATTCTTCAGAAGTTTCAGAGATATTGAGAAAAACAGGGGTCATGTATAGACATTTGGTTTCCAGGCAAACTTTTACAGACCCAGAAGCTGAAATGGATCATCAGAGGAATTTTGCATTGAATCATATAGAACAGCATCGACTCGGAGGAATCGTTCATTTCGCGGGTCTTTCCAACTTCTATGATCTTGATTTCTTTGAAGAAATCAGAGAAATTGAGTAAGAACTACTTCCTTATCCTTCAATTATGGTTCTTCAAAACTGATAAATTcttgatttgttttatttatttattttcttagttttagttttcAGTTTTAGTTTCTGCAAAACTAAAACTTACCCATTTCTTTTCATCATCTAAAACTACACGTTTAATCAGATTAGAAGAATCTTCAACTATGGTTCTTCAAAACTGAtaaattcttgttttgttttgtttattttattttttagtttcagTTTCTGCAAAACTAAAACTAACCCATTTCAATTGATGATCTTAACTATCAACCCATTTCTTTTGATCATCTAAAACTACAAGTTTAATCAGATTAGAAGTTAATAAAATTGACCAAATTTGCAGGTTAAAAATGAAGGagtattataatattatttgtCTTTTCAGGATCAAAATGTCTTTTTAGgtggagaaaaaaatattaagaGTCATGATTCATGCATTGTAATCATGAACAAAGCATGAAAATGGAAGTTAGATTACATGATTATGAGTTCATTAATTTTTGAGAAATTAATTGCAGGGTTTTTGGGGCATGGCCTATTGCTTTGGTATCAGCAAACAGGCAGAGAGTGGTGATTGAAGGACCTGTTTGTGATTCTTCACAAGTTATTGGATGGAATGCAAGAGGAACTAATGACAAGGCAAATCCTGTGGCCCCAATTCATATTTCAAGTTTTGCTTTCAACAGTTCCATTTTATGGGATCCTGAGAGATGGGGCCGTCCATCTATTCAAGACAGCTCACAGGTATAATTTTTCTCAAATACTTATTGCCTCAGTAGCTTAATATCCCATTAGGCTCTAACATAAATACAAATACCAAGAATTTAAGAATTGCTCTATTTCGTTACGGATCGACTGTATCAGGTTGGATCAGACCGTTTAGCCCGTCAAAAGACCAATACCCTAGGTTCACTAATATAGTACCGATTAGATATCGGTATCGATCACGGCTAATATCAATACAAATTGATTGATCTGATACCAATACCGATGTCAAAAAGGCCATTTTTGTTGAGGCCATTTTTGTGcccaattcaataataaaaattaataaagccTTGATCTTATCTGAAAATGGTTTGATTCAATTAGGAGTGATAATCGGATGCCCGAATCTAATCCAAAATGACATACTttatatttatttcaatttttataaattttcaatagttaatttctttttcaactaatcattttttattttattttatttttataaaaaaagtaTCTTATCATCGATAAAGTTATTCCTGAAGTTCCATCCAACCACTAGAATCCATGGATTAAGAGATTCCCTGTTTAAAAAACTTTTAAACAGGTAATAAGATATTAAATAACCATATCGGATTCGATATTTGATTCCTTATCGAATTTGAATTCGGGTTTGATATTTGAATGATGTATTGCAATATATTTGAAATAGAATCTCACAAATACTATTATTAGCAAAATTAATTTGAAGCCTTTGTTCCTATCATTTGGATTGAAGAATCAGATTCCCTCCTCCATTTTGTTAATACCATTTAATCAAGCATTAgatgaaacttaaaataaaataacatagtTTTGTTAAAAAGTTTGGTTTGGCCAACCCTCCAACCACTTCATCAAATAATTTCTAAGTAAAGTTGAAATTAAGTCCAGTTCTAGTCCAAGTCACAGTTATTTgataggaaaattgatttttttttttttttgggggtaaggagatgctttttgtttaactaaacattatttattttatgcagAATCCCATGAAATTTGTACAACAAGTGGTTCTTGAAGATGAGAGCAAGTTAAAGGGGATCCCCGAAGGGGATTGTTCTAAAATAATGCTTTGGAATATTAACATACCAAGACAGATTATATCTCATCTCCCAAATCCATCGTCTCCATCAAATGGCAGACGCAGATAGCAAGGGAAAGCTGACGgaaaaagtaaaattaatttggtgttttaaaatttttttgggcaAAATTTCTACTATTgtaattttttagattttattttttattttttattgtactTTTCTCTTTATACTTTGTAATTTTgtaaagcaaagaaaaatgaaaatgggtTGAGGATATTTTCTTATCACCACAGTGGTGACATTTGaattttataattatgtatcATTTTTTGTCACGTGGTAACTCAGATGTGATTGAAATATTGGAGACTAGACTTGGAACCATTCTCATATGCCCTTAGACGCACAAATGGAATCCACTCACTCTTTTGGATTCAATCTGTATGCGTAAGGGTGTACGAGAATGGTTCTTGTACGAGAACCTAATCTAAACTCAAAATTTTGTGAATAAGAGGACCTCATAGTTGCAATCCAATATCCACATTACAAAACAAGTCATTATAAATTCAAGAATACAAAGAAGATGCATGTTCCGATAAACATACATGAGAAGGTATGCTATTCCATGGAaaggtaaatgattgaattttagATTAAATTTTGACATGTGATTAATTCAGAGTATTTTTTCAATGTATTCAATGACATGGTTAAAATGCGCTACTAATTGTGGCGACAACAAGATTTTCTTTTCTAGgtaagagatttttttattttcgtcagaaaaagaaaacaaaatttcatttACTAGACATAACAAAACTTATTGGAATCGTGTCAAATTGAAAACTTATCAAGCAAACAAAACGATCCCTAAATTCAATTGAGTATCTTCATGAGCAAATGCTATTTCAAAAATCGAATTGGATTGGTTGAATGAGCCAATTCAGATAAAATCTTAATTATAAAACATTTCGAAGTGACCGGTTTTAGAATTTTTGGACCAATTCCGAccaatttcaattcaatccaGATCAAAATTGACAGGAACTGATTCAACCTCGATTTCAAGTTTAAAATCCTTATGAGCAACATAAACTCATTGTCTTTGACAtaataaatagaaatagaaTTACAAAGAGACATGATAGTCCAATATTAATCTAAAACTAAtctcttatctctaattagaatTAACACTATCTAGCAGACTAGCACTCTTTTGCAACAGTCCAAATCACTTCATGTCTTCTTGGACAAGAATGGTAATTAATTTTGTGCAAAGCAaagagaatgaaataaaaaaatgggaaggagaggaagagaaaaagacagaaaaggCCAAGCCCAATTAGGGCTAAGTATTCAAAGGGGTACTAATTAAAGGTCTAAACATACCATTTTACTTGGTCTAAATCATGATGTTTTAACTCTTATATCGAAAAGTGATGCTTTAGCTGCCGtataattaaattattaaaaaaaaaataagtcaCTATAGTttcttggcttcttcttcttcttgtattaATCTTTATACTCAGTCAACCTACTATTAGATATAtctataagggaaaaagaacgctatctCATTGCGTAGCTCTTGCATCAGACATAGGAGTGCACAAAGGTACCACCCTaaccccataaaataaaaaatcacatctatgttgatgccctgtgtgcattctcattggccttGCGCTAATAACCTAGTGCAGTCACTAGACGACCAGACAACTATTCCATGCCCCATCTGTAATAAGGAAAAGGGAGAGAATTCTCTGTATGTGAACCAATCACAGTACGTGAGAACTAGACCAGACTCAACCCAATGACTCGAGCAAACAAATCCCTCCGGTCTGAAAATCCCTATCCAAGCCCGGCCCATTAGTAGAAAAGTCCAACCAAAAAACCTTTCAAGCGGACTTTGGGCAGGTTCAAGCACCAGCCTTCAACAGAAAGTTCTACAAAAATGTTCAAAGACAAATTCTTTACACCTTCGATAATTTTAAAGAGATTTTTTATAAACATTCTTAAGATGACATAACGAAGTCATTTTCATATTTTGAAAATCCTCCTTTATCCTTCACTTAAAATcttttaaagaataaaataataaaaaaagtctAAAGGAAATATCAAGTTCGAAATACACTTATTCAGATGTTTTTAaacaattccaatttttttaaaaaaaaaaagacaacacTCTGTGTACAATCATACACCATGCACGATCTTGTGTTCTCTCTCACAAGGGTCGAAATGAATAAAAACTCTTCTTATTTGACACTTCGTAAACCATTCTCCCTTATGAGGTCGTGCATGAAAACCCTTCACCTAAAAAAATTAGGCAAAAGACTAGGCACGTTGCCAGGATGTCCAGTATGGAGTCCGACTCACGTCCTCGTATGAGGATGGTCCTTGGGACCTCACGCCCACCCACCTAGAATCCTGAGAACCCATAGAGAGGCAATGGATTCCAGGTGGGTGGGCAGTGGGGTCCCAAGGACTGTCCTCGTACAAGGACGTGAGCCGCTCCCccagtaagggtgtcaatcaggcggttcagtttttttggtttcaatGTGAATTTCAAGGAAACGAAACTAAACCCATAAGGAATTTCCAGTTCCgatttgattttaattattgGGTTCAATATGGTTCGGTTTGAATTCTAGGTCTGGACTATTTTCGGTATGGATTAGATAGGGTTGTTAAGGTTTGGGGGTCAGGTTCAGGTTTCAGTTCAATTCGGTCCTATTGGTGATCCGTCGGTTTAGCCCGAACCAAGCCGAAATCGAATAGTACCCGAAACTAAGCCCCACCCAATAAGGCTTGGTTCGATTTGGATCGGGATCAATCAGGTTGGGTTGATCGGTTTGATTTAAGTTTTGACGCCCCCAACTCCTCAGCATGTGTgttcctctctcctcccccatttgaaagagagagagaccctcTTACCCTCCTATATGTAGATGCTATATCTAACCCTATAATTGATGTATATATGCAGCTAGCTTAGCTAAGGCTGGTGGCATACCGCATACCCAATCCTCTCTCAAAAAacaaatgttttatttttattttatcggttagaaaaataaaagataaataccCTCCCATCTCTGTTgttaaaaatctaaaatacccttcttgATCCCTATTATTTAAGGACCAAGATACCCTTCATCTTATCAGAGTTATCGGATCTCATTTCTAATAAGATTCTCCCATCACACGGCATAAAGAAGCACACCGATTTGAGGATTGAGGGGTGTGATTAAACGTACATAAAAGGGCAGCGATGTCActtcatttcatgtgaggaggaaaCACAGTTAAGTAGTCTCTGCAACTTTTCGTCTCCCAAATTCTTTCCTTCCCGCTCAGAAAGAAACCAAGCAaatagttctctctctctctcacaatcaAGCTCTGCAACTTCTGTTTGTTTctgaaaaatggaaaacaataTTTACCTCGTCTTCCTCCTCATCTCCGTTCTAGCTCTCCCTCTTGTCACTGCAACACCCACCATGTCTCCACCAGTCCCACCTGAAATGTCGGTGGAACAGCTTCATAATATCATTGAGGCTCTTATAGGAGCAAACGATTTCAGAAGCTGGGCCGATGTGCTCTCTGTTTCAGATCCATCAACCTTCCCCATGACTGCAACCTTCTTCATCCCCACCGACGATGCCAATGAACGTTTCTCCAGTTCACTCACTCGTGACTTCGATCCATCAATTATCCTCTACCATATAGTCCCTCAAGAATTCACCTTTTCTGATCTTCAGAAGTTACCAATTGGTTCTCGACTCACTACTCTGCTCCAGGACAAATCGATTCTTGTGACTAACAATGCTGGTTCGAATTTCACCATTGATGACTGCTTGATCACTCATCCTGACGTGATCATTAATGGCGCATTCTCTGTTCACGGAATTGGGTCGATCCTCAACTACACCACTTACGCTGCTGAGCCACTCCACCAGTCGCCTGTGTCCTCTGACATTCCGGGAGGGTTTTCTCCGCCGACCGGAGAGAGTGTAGGTCGTCGTCACTCCGATGCACCATGCTCTTGCGCGCAGTTTCCGATCATTCTTTCAGTTTTTTGCGCAATTTTCGCGTTCAAGATCCATTAGGAATCTCTTTGTACGTTGATGGCTTGATTGGGCTTTAGCGCAGCTAAAGAATTGAATCAGA
This window encodes:
- the LOC122649993 gene encoding beta-1,4-xylosyltransferase IRX9-like: MQKFRFREMGSVDRSKKRVQLWKKAAFHFILCFIMGFFTGFTPTSRTSIFSGFVIASNQSMKYQEISPEMQPSTSSQEVTLNRSLMAETPIAVPTNLRDSSPVEIAAEEIELIPRKVLVIVTPTRSNDRLQGALLRRMSTTLKLVPPPLLWIVVESQSDSSEVSEILRKTGVMYRHLVSRQTFTDPEAEMDHQRNFALNHIEQHRLGGIVHFAGLSNFYDLDFFEEIREIEVFGAWPIALVSANRQRVVIEGPVCDSSQVIGWNARGTNDKANPVAPIHISSFAFNSSILWDPERWGRPSIQDSSQNPMKFVQQVVLEDESKLKGIPEGDCSKIMLWNINIPRQIISHLPNPSSPSNGRRR
- the LOC122650412 gene encoding fasciclin-like arabinogalactan protein 7; the encoded protein is MENNIYLVFLLISVLALPLVTATPTMSPPVPPEMSVEQLHNIIEALIGANDFRSWADVLSVSDPSTFPMTATFFIPTDDANERFSSSLTRDFDPSIILYHIVPQEFTFSDLQKLPIGSRLTTLLQDKSILVTNNAGSNFTIDDCLITHPDVIINGAFSVHGIGSILNYTTYAAEPLHQSPVSSDIPGGFSPPTGESVGRRHSDAPCSCAQFPIILSVFCAIFAFKIH